The sequence below is a genomic window from Ficedula albicollis isolate OC2 chromosome 2, FicAlb1.5, whole genome shotgun sequence.
TGCCTCAGCATCCACAAAACAATTCCCAATTGTTTGCAATGGGAACAACAACAAAGATCTCTGACCTTTCCAGACTGACACCATTCCTTATCTGAGAGGGATCTGGGAGACCATCTGGCTCTGCTGGATGGAACAAAGTTAGGAGAGGCACCCAAGTGCTAAAAAGAGGAATTCAATGTGAAGCAGAGCTGATTTCTCAGGCTGGCCCTGGTGTGGATACAACAAACACACTCTAGAATAACacaaatctttatttattttttttttttttcctgacaattATCACACTTATCAAAAGAGCTTTTccagggggcccccccccccccccccccccccccccccccccccgaaaaaaaaaaaaaaattaatataaaacaaCAGGGTGGGGGGAATAGGATGCGAAGCGACGTCTCGGAATAAACCAGGAAACTCCGGGCTGAGGTTTCTCACTCGGGGTGGcatgtgctgccagccctgctcacagtCCCACCCTGAGCACGCAGAGGAGGCTCCCCAGGAggcccagcagcaccatgggGTAGCTGATCCGGATGCTGTTGGCCCCGCTGAAGTTGCACAGGGAGGTTTTGCAGCACTTGGTGGAGTAGGCGGCCATCCCAAAATTCACGTTGGTCTCCGGGCAGTCCACGGAGCATTTCTTGGTGATGCGGTACCCCATGTCCTTGCCTggggggagaagggggaggaaaggagagctggggtTTAGGATTCTTCTGGAAGAGCTCGCCAGAGGAGGGAGATTTGcaatttccttaatttttccacaaaaaaggCGCTCGGGGCTGGGTGCGAATTTGACAGGGCTGGGTGTGAATGCACAAGTCCTGGATCAAAGGTGGGACACTGGGAAGTCCTTGAACTGAAGCCCCCACTGGCCTAAATCTCTGATTTGGTTGCCCAGGTGGTGGCCAGACAAAGGTTGGCCTCAACATCTTGGAGctctttcccaacctaaatgattctgtggtttcCAGCAATCCCAGTGCATTCCCAGCTTGTTAATGGCACCCAACCCTTTTCTATTCTCCATCCCCAAATATCTCAGATCAAACTacacaggctgctcctgaaaTTTGGGTGTTCCAGCCAGCCTTTCCACaaggtggtgaggccctggcacaggtttttagagaagctgtggctgctccacgCCTGGAAGTGTcaaaggccaggttggagcaacctgggatagtgggaggtgtccctggaatGAGAAGATCCCAAAGGTTCCTTCTAACTCAAAGCACCACCGAGGGATTCACACTCATCACACTGAGACAAACCTCAAAATCATCACTTCTTGCCAACAAAACCATCCATTTCTATCaattccctaaaaaaaaaagttgcccAGCAATGTctctagaggaaaaaaaaaaataataaattccagTTTCTGGGACTCACCAATTCCAGCAGTGCTGTACGTGGTCGTGCAGAATTTCTCATGGTCCTCACACTTGTAGGTTTTCATGCAGTTCCAGTTGGAATGTTCATTGTCACAGATGTAGCAGAACAGGGAGgaagctgtggaagaaaaaaaacacccacaacaCAGATTAGTGATTGCCAGCAATTCcctcctggggaaaaaagtgccAAAAGCCATGGAAAATACAAGGTGAAAAGTCTGGTGTGAACAAGAGAAACAAGCAAGAGAAACAAGTTTGGGGTTGATTAATGGAgctgagaaaacaaatgtaGAGAGCAGAGCAAGTTTTCTTTCTGGGCTGGAGATTTTAAGGGgttaaatttacttttttttcagcctgagcagcattttcaggtgattttttttctcctccccagcaTCCCCGTTGGCCTTGTTGAAAACCAACCTCCAAAAGCAAAGTCCTGGTAAGGAGAGGAGGAACCAGCCCAATTCTAGAGGTCAGTTTTAATTGTTCTCACCCTACATCTGCAAAACCCTGCCCAGACATGAATTAATTATTGCCTAATGATGCCCCTGGCAGCCAAATTACTGAGGCACCACAGCAAAGGGAGTTCCCTGGGAGAGGCTGCCCTGGACAATGGATGGATTGCTCCTATCAGCACCTGGAACAAGGTGTTCTCCAcgatattttttcctcagtgctgagCCAGGTCTATCCCCTGAGCCAGAAAAAAAGTGGGATATTCTTGGATACAGCTGAAGTCAATTGAGTCAAACTTCCAGGCTGGCCATTAGAACACAGATGTGCCTTCTCATTCCCCAGAGGTGGATTCACGATTCACACAAAAGGTGGAAATCGTTTCCCTGCTGCCCAAAATGCCAAGAAATGCTTCTCATTTTGGGGCAGGGGTGacagaggcagctgggctgctctcaggAAATCCTGCTCCATTGTCACCCCCAGTGAAGAGCTCTTGGTTGAAGGTGAACAAAAATTATAAACCAGTGAGGGGTCTCCATGAGGCTGAGATTTCCCTGGTTCTATTTTCCTGACTTTCTCAGCCCAGGAAGGcttttgtgttgttgttttgtttgttttttttttttttcacagaacaCCCCTTCCAATCAAACTTGGACTTATTTTTAGGAAGGAAACCCCTCCCTTTGAAGGTGACCCTTCAAAGTTTGTTCTTGATTCAAGCTCTTGTCTGAGCTTGAGTCTGCCCATGAAATTTGTTAAGCAATTCCAGAAGCAGTTTTAAAAGAGAACTGAGAGCCCTTTTAGTCTCTAACTATcacaaggaggagaaaaaaaaggcctCCCCTCTGTGAtctggggagctctgggtgtCTCAGCACAGGACTGGGTTGCTCTGAAACCTTCCCAGATGCTTCAAGGAGAGTTGGAGAGGGTTTGGAAcatcctgggacagtggaagtgtgcctgcccatggaacagggtgacctttaaggtcctttccaatccaaaccattttaCCATTTGCTGattctctgctctttttccagTGCCAGGTGTTGCAAGCTCTGTGGCAGGAGGTAAAATCAGCCTTGTTGCAAACTGGGTTTAAGTTCTCCTTTTCATCTCTCACTATTTCTCCATCACTTGGGAATTTTCAGCCTCCCACCTCTCCTCTGGAGGTTCCTGTCCCTTTGCAGACAAAGCAAAACCTGTACCTGGAGAGGATTATTGCATTTTACAGACCCtggagctctccctgctctgcttttctgccaaATTTCCCAAACCActtcctgctgcagatggagCCAAGTCCTCAGCACGTGCCTGAGAGCAACTGAAAGCGCTGATATTCCCTAAATGATCCCAGGAAAATCCCTTCCAGCCAGGAAACAATAACAGCTCGAGCCATTAGAGCTGCTCTAAAGCCTTTCCTGTGTCTGCCCTGCACCCTCCATTAGCTGGAGCtttgcatttgcatttgcagCCAGAAACAAACTTCAACAGTGCAAATTGTGCTCCTCGGGCTGGCAAATCCATGCCCAGAGCCAAGATTTCCCAACTGGATATTCCCCCACAATTATCCGGGTAGGGCTGCACCTCCTTTTTAACAGGACAAGAGCAGAGCCTTGTGCATCCCACCCCAAACACACTGCCAGGCACTCAACAGCACTTCCAACTGAGGAGCAAAGAGCTCTGAGGACTTCAAAAATCTGCCAGCAGCCTCATTACTTAATTGGAATTGTGGGGAATGAAGTGAAATGCTGGCAGGAGATGTGGTGCCAAGACCAGCCACGCTTTCATCCACAACAGCTCCTCGAGTCTCATTCAGGAGCAAAAGCCAAACCAAAGGCAGAAAAACTCTGAGCCCTGCTTGGTTCCTGCATTTTTCAGGTCGTGTCTTCAGCTGGGAGTGGTTGGAGAAACCAGAATTCATCTCCTCTGGGTTACAGGGAACCCACCCAGCAGCGAGGACTCAACCACACGAAATACTTCTCGCCGTGAACACCACACCAAGACCTCAGCAGCTGCAACAACAGCTGCCAAACCCCTCTTGTCCCTCATTTCTCTCCTTGTTTTTCCCCTCGCCGTCCTCTCCCctggctctcccagcctgcagagctccttACCTTGctgggcacacagggctgcagccagcagggccaccAGAAAAGCCTTCATGGCTGGTCCTCGTGCCTCAGAGCCAGGGCAGTGTGGGAAGATGCACCCCAGGAAGGTTTTATACCTCGTCCCTGGCTTCCTTTGATTGCAATAATTTGAGGtttgggcagtgccagcacccaAGATGTGATCAGTGCTGGGTGTGTTTGTGCGTAGGAACCCATTAGGAGGCTGCAGATAGCGATGTTTTCTTACCTCTCCTGCTCAGCCAATCTTTTTTTTCGAggcctgctgctgtctgcattGCTAATTTGGGGAGTGATTTAAGATGGGAGTCTCTTTTTGGGCCGAGCCATGAAGCCTGGAGTCTGGCTGGGGTGACTCCTGCCTTGCTGGCACCCTCCATCCTTTCTCTCCGCCGTGGAATGGGAGCTGGGTATCTCCCAAAGTGGCAGAGGAGGCAAGGAAGGATTTTTCTGGACTGTCCAGAGCCACTGAGAATTATCTCATTTGTACAAAATGCTTtaagcaggaagcagcagcattccTTCAGTCATGGAATCATAAAGATGTTTGGGCTGAGGTGGACCTTAAAGCTCCTCTTGTTCCACCCCTGCTCCCACTGTTTCTGCCTGGAGGTGTCACTCAGAGGCTCCACTagcccaggcagggatggggtttgatgcttttgttttgttcttctgtcCTCCAGAACCATGCAGGGTTTCCAGGTGACAATGTTTGTTGCTCCCCGGAGACCAATCCAGACTCTGTCAGGTTTTTCCAGTCCCCCATGACCTTTCCAGTCTTTCTGGGCTCCCTCCTTCTGCTCCCACAACACCCCTTGACTCAGGGTGCAGAAAAGCCAAATGACTCAGGGGTGCAGGAGAGGCACAAAGTGCAGAGAAACACCTGCAGCAGTTAAAAGATCTACAAATGGGAGTGGAAAccactgagaaataaaagaaatcctGGTCCAGAAGTCTTGGCAGGACCCTTTGGAGAGAGAAATGGCCAAGGGGAACTCAGGGTCAAGGTTTGTAAGGTCACAAATGGCgtggaaacagaagaaagaacatCCAGGTGCTCTTTGTTTTCCCCAAATTAATCACAGAACCACGGGATACCttcagctgggagggacctAAAAAGCATCAGCGAGGCCaactcctgccctgctcagaacAACCCAAAAAATGCCCCCGAGGGCTTTTTCCAAGCTCTTCTGGAAGTCTTGGGACTGGGATTGCTTCCCTGGGGAACCTGGGAAGTCTCTTCATAATCTCCTCCTTCGCCCTGCAAAATCCTGGGAAGCTGGACCCATTCCCAACTCCTTTTATGAGTTTTTTGCTCCCAATCATTTTTCCTTTGCccaattcctcctttttttttgcagcagcagcagcttcaacCCCCAGTGATTCTGTTTTTTTCNNNNNNNNNNNNNNNNNNNNNNNNNNNNNNNNNNNNNNNNNNNNNNNNNNNNNNNNNNNNNTCTTCATAATCTCCTCCTTCGCCCTGCAAAATCCTGGGAAGCTGGACCCATTCCCAACTCCTTTTATGAGTTTTTTGCTCCCAATCATTTTTCCTTTGCccaattcctcctttttttttgcagcagcagcagcttcaacCCCCAGTGATTCTGTCTCAGTGTCCAGAGGGTGGAGGGGATGAGCCCCCAGTTTTACAAGATTTCCATTCTGTTCTCTCGTCTGACCTTGAGCAACAATCTTGAACTATTTCATCCTTTGGGGAGGATGAGAAAGGCCCATGTGACACATAATGCAGcaacagtatttcagaaataatctggggggggggcgggaaaaaccaacaaaacccccccccccccccccccccccaaaaccaacaaaacattCTCTCTGAGCAAGATTCCTTATAAATACAGGCATGAAAAACACCAGGCAGGAAATGGgatctgctggagcagggagggaaaaaaccagGTATTAATCCACATGTTTGTTTAATGTATAATACCAGGGTTGTCTcaggcagctgggaaaatggaaaatgagacTTTCTCCCCTTCCACCCCatcaaaaatcccaaaatgagAATGAGTTatcaccccaaatccagctcaTCTCGGAGCCAATCgagcagaaaaatgcagcttctcAGCAGGAAGAGGGAGCAAAGCTCGAACACAGCCCAcaacaagaaagaagaaaagctttggaattaaaacaaataaatgagcAGTAAATAAATGAGGCTGTTAAAGCAAAGTGCAGCTGAATAGAAAAAAACGCCAAGTGAGAAATGGGCTGTGGGAAGTGAGAATGTGAGAAAGCTTTTAAATAGATTAGAGAGAGAGGGGaggttaataataataatcataataaaCAAGA
It includes:
- the LOC101815260 gene encoding lymphocyte antigen 6E-like, encoding MKAFLVALLAAALCAQQASSLFCYICDNEHSNWNCMKTYKCEDHEKFCTTTYSTAGIGKDMGYRITKKCSVDCPETNVNFGMAAYSTKCCKTSLCNFSGANSIRISYPMVLLGLLGSLLCVLRVGL